From Pseudobythopirellula maris:
CGGCTCGGGGGGCGGGGTGCCGGGCATGGTGGTGGCGATCGTGCGGCCCGACCTGCAGGTGCAGCTTTGCGACTCGGTCACGAAAAAGGCGGGGGCGCTGCAGGCGATGGTGGAAGAGCTGGGCATTAACTGCCAGGTTCACGCGTCGCGTGTGGAGCAAGTGCTCGAGCACCACCGATTTAATACTCTCACCGCCCGCGGCGTGGCGTCGCTCAAGAAGTTCATGACGTGGCTCCGTCCCCAGCGCGAGGCGTTCGATCGGCTGCTGCTGGTGAAGGGCCGTTCGTGGGCCGACGAGCGCGGCGAGGCGCGTCATTACGGGCTGCTCAAAGGCTACGACCTGCGTAAAGCGGCCGAATACACGACCCCTCGGACCGACGCGATAAGCGTGATCCTGCGAGTCACCCCAACCGGTCGCCCCGGTTGAATAAACCGGAGAGGCAGCCGGGGGTTTGGTTCTCAAAGCCGCAACCGACGGCTAGAATGTGGTGCATCAGGCGTGGCGGCGGCTCGACGACGGGCAACGCCAACGTCCCCCTTCTCCCCTACCGACATTTGACACGAGGAACGCGAAGTGGCCGAATCAACCGAAGACAAGCCCCAAGCCGCTGAAGAAGGCGCCGCCACCCCCGAGGCCGCCGTTCAGCGTCCCCGCGTTGAAGTGCAAGACGCCGACGCGATCTGCACTTACGCGAACTTCTGCCGCGTGACCGGCACGCCGGAAGAGCTGATCCTGGATTTCGGCCTGAACTCGCAGCCCTACGGCGTGCCGACCGAGCCGGTGCAAGTGAAGCAGCGGATCGTGACAAACTACTACACCGCCAAGCGGATGTTGCAGGCCTTGCACCTCTCGGTGCAGCGTCACGAGCAGGCGTTCGGCGTGCTCGAGACCGACGTGCAAAAGCGCGTCGTCGCCAAGGGCTGATCGCCCCCCGCGCCGCAAGCTAGACTACCAACAGGGCCGCCCGCAGGGGCGGCCCTGTTTTTTCCAGCTCACTCACCACCGTTTCTCGACGCTTCTTGCGCAGCATTTACCTCGATCACAACGCCACCACGCCCCTTGCCCCTCAGGTGCAAGAGGCGATGCTGCCGCTGCTCGCCGGCCAGTACGGCAACCCCAACAGCGACCACGCCCTGGGCGCGGCCGCGGCGCAGGCGATCGACGACGCCCGTTGGCGCGTCGCCCGCGCGATCGGCGCCGGGGTCGACGAGGTCTACTTCACGGCGAGCGCGTCGCAGAGCTGTCGCCACGCGATCACGCGCGGCGTCGTCCCCGATTCGATCGCCGACGAGCCGGGATGGGCGATGACCACCACGCTCGACCACGCCTGCGTGCGCGACGTGGTGGGCGGTCAAAACGAGCCCTTGATCGGCTGCACGGCCGACGGCCTCGTCGATCTCAACGACATGCGGGCTGCGCTCGCCATGTCTCGGCCGGGTTCTCTGCTCTCGGTCGTCCACGCCAACAACGAGTTGGGCACGATCCAGCCGATCGCCGAGTTCGCCGAGGAATGCACGCACCACGGCGTGCGCCTGCACACGGACGCGGCGCAGACGTTCGGCAAGATACCGTTGCGAGTCGACGACCTGGGAGTCACTTACCTGTCGCTGACCGCCCACAAGGCGTACGGCCCCAAAGGCGTGGGCGCGCTCTACGTCCGCAGCGGGGCGCCCGTGGGGCGGGCCTACAACAACGGCGTGACGCTCAGCGCGGGCACGCCCGACGTGGCGGCGATCGTCGGCTTCGGCGTCGCCGCCGACTTGGTCGAGGCGAGCCTCGCCGAGTCTTCGTCGCGGCTCGCCGCGCTCCGTGACCGGCTGCTCAGCAAGCTCCGCGAGGGCGCCGGCGAGCGGCTCACGGTGTGGGGCGAGGCGGCCGAGCGGCTGCCGAACACGTTGTGCGTGAGCCTGCCCGGGGTCGTGGCTCAGGAGCTGCTGCGGGCCACACCTGAGCTGTGCGCGGCGCCGTGCGCCGTGCGGACCGGCGGCAAGATCACGCTCTCGCCCGCCCTGCGGGCGATTGGCGCCGACGAGCACGCGGCGCTCGGCACGGTCCGCCTGTCGGTCGGATGGCACAACGACGAGGCCGAGATCGACCACGCCGCGAGCCTGCTGCTCGGGGCGTGGGAACGGCTTCGGGGCGAGCCGTGAGCGTGAGCATCAGCGTCTCGATCCGCTAGCAGCACTGGCTGCAAGCGAAGTTGCGCAAGCCGCTCCGTTCGGCCTGATCACCCGCCGCATGCGGGCGTGAGGCGCGCCAGTCCTTACTGCCCCGCCTCGATCTGCCGGCTCCTGTCCATCGCCTCTTCGGCCAGCCCAATGTAGGAGTGGTCGTTCGTGCCGGCGTAGGCCCGCTGGTAGGTGACGCTCAGGGCGGTGTAGCTGAACGGGTCGTTCGGCTCGATCTCGGTGACCCGACGGGCGTGAGCGATCGCCTCTTCGTGCATGCCCCGCTTCTGGAGCACCACCGCTAGCGCGGCGTGGGCGAGTGAGTAATCCTCGTCCGCCGCGAGCGCTTCGGTCAGTTTGGCGGCGGCGCCCTCCAGGTCGCCAGAGGCCTTGAGCTTGTCGGCTTCGTCGTACAGAGCGGAGGGATCGGACACGGCGGGTCTTCTTGTGAACAGGGACGACTGTAGGGCGAGGGCCCACGTGCTAGCACACGGGGCGAACAGCCCACATTCTATCGCCACGGCCGCTCGCTTGCACCGGCCCCCCTAATCCGCAAGGTCGCCCAACGCTCGGCCCGCACGCCCCGCAGAACGGTCAAAATCGGCGCGTTCGGCTAAGCCGGTCGCTCGGGCCCCGCCGATGAAAGCATTCGACGGCAGCGCCCGTCATCACCAGGCCCGGGCAAGGACCACGCCACCGCAGGCGGGCGACCGACGGGCCGGAACCGCAGGAACCCGCGCGCCGTGAGCATCCACCCCCTCGCCTTGGTCGACCCGCGAGCCGAGCTCGGGACCGACGTTTCGATTGGACCGTTCAGCGTAGTCGAGGCCGGAGCCCGGGTGGGCGACCGCTGCCGACTGGCCGCAAGGGCCACGATCAAAACGGGCGTCACGCTCGGCGCCGAAAACATGATCGGCGAGGGCGCCGTGGTGGGCGGCATGCCGCAGCACTTGGCGGCGCCGGCGGTCGTGGGGAACGTTGTTATCGGCGACCGCAACCAACTGCGCGAGAACGTCACGGTCCACCGCGCGATGCACGAAGGGGCGGTCACCCGGATCGGCGACGGCTGCCTGATGATGGTCGGCGCCCACGTGGCCCACGACTGCCAGGTCGAAGACGGGGCGATCCTCACCAACAACGTGATGCTCGCCGGCCACGTCGAGGTCGGCCAACGGGCCTGTCTCGGCGGCGGCGTTGCGGTGCACCAGTTCTGCCGGGTCGGACGCGTGGCGATGATCGGCGGCATGGCCCGCATCATCCAAGACGTGCCCCCGTTCGTAATGATCGACGGCTCGAGTGGGCTGGTCGTCGGGCTCAACCGCATCGGCATCCGCCGTGCGGGAATCGAGCGCGACGAGGCGATGCTGATCAAGCAAGCCTACCAGCTGCTCTACCGCAGCGGGCTCTCGCACGAGGAGCGGATGGAGCGGCTCGCCGAGATGTACCCCATCGGCCCCGCCTCGGAGTTCGAGCCCTTCTTACGCGGCGGCACACGCGGCTTTGTCCGCGAACGGCGCACGCCGCCCGGCGCAACGATCCGTCCGATCCACGACGCGGTCGACGACTCGGCGCCGACGGTCGAGATCGGCGTGAAACGCCTCGCCGGCTGATCACGGCGGTTGGGTCGCGCTACTCGGCGTCTCGGTTCGGGTGCTTCTCGGCCCACTTGTCGAGCTCCGCCCTGGCGAGGTCTTCGCCCGCGATCAACGATTCGAGCTCGCCGGTGAGCTGGGCCTCCAGGTCGGGCCCGAGGCCGACGTGCACCACTTGCACGGAGCCATCCTTGCCGATGATCACGGTGGTGGGGATGCCCTCGACAAGGAACGCCTCGGCCACGCCGTCGCCGGCGTCGTGCAGCACGGTCGGTGCGATGCCGAGGTTCTCAAGGAACTCCGGGATGCCGTCGGTCTCGGCGTCGAGGCTCACGGCGTAGAACGCCACGCCGCGGTCGGCCAGCGTCTCGGTCACCGCGGTGATCTTGGGCAACGCCGCCACGCAGGGGGGGCACCAAGTGGCCCAAAAGTCGAGCACCACGACGTCTTCGCCTACGTGCTGGGCGATGTTGACGACCTCGCCGTTGAGGTTGGGCAACTCGACCTGCGGGGCCTTCTTGCCCAATAGCGCGTGCGGCGGCTCCTCGGGTCGTTCGAAGAACGAATTGATCCGCTCGGCGCCCTCGGGCTCGACGATCGCGAACGCCGCCTCGGTCGGCTTGAAATCGGGCCGCCAGTCGCGGTAACGGAACGTGAGCGTGAACGAGAAGTCGTCGTACTGCTGCGAGGCGGGATGGCCCGCGACCACGTCCGACATATCGGGCACGATGCGCATCGGCAGCGGCGCGTCGCCCGTGGCGATCCACGCCTCCCAGGTGAGCTGGCCGCCGGTTGTGAAACGCATGTGGTGGCAGTCGACGCCTTCGACTTGCTCGACGCCGAGGTAGCCGTCCGAAACGCTCGACATGATCAGGTCTTCGATCGCCATGCGATCGAGGAGGCTCAACGCCATGCCCCCCAGCCCGTTGCCCAGGCTGCGGCTGAGCGGCGAGCGAACGAACGCGCCGATCCCTTGGGAAGTCTGGCTGTCGTCCTCCTCGCCCTCGCCGACCGACTTGAGGGTGTAACGGTTCAGCTCGGGGATCCAGGTAAGAGTCTTCTCCCCGTCGCTGCGGAGAAACACGCCTTGGTCTCCCTCGGTCGGCTCGAAGACAAACTTCGCCGGTCCCTGCTTCTTGTAGCGGTAGACCGATTTTTCGCCGTTGTTCTCCTCGCCCATGACGACCGCCACCTCGGTTTCGAAGTCAACCGATGCGGCCTCCAACCCAGCGACATGCTCCGCCGAAGCGCGGAGCAACTCGAGCGGGTCGGGCGAGTCTTGAGCCACGGCTAGCGGCGCGATCGCGATGGCTCCCAGTGCGAGGGCGTGCGTGAGCAGAGGGCGAAGGGGTCGCAAAGTCATGGGAGGATCCGGTGGGGGAATATCGTGCGATAAGTGAGGCGGCTCACGCAACGCAGGGGTCGAAGCCGGGCGAGGGTTCTCGCCTCACAGGAAATGCTGAGCAACGCTTAGGTTAAGGCAGCGGGGCGGGACGGGCGAGCCCGTCGAGATAGTTTGTGAGATTGGCGGGGTGGCGTCTCACTCTCAAGGCCCTGCGACTACGGCAAGACCGGGTGTGGGGGAGAGAGTCGCCGCCCATTAAATTTAGCCGCAGGAAGCCGCCACAGCGGGCGGCCCGGTTGGTAAACTACGGGGGCTTCTCACGGTTCGTTCGCGCCGCCCCCTGCGGGCCGCCACGAGCCTTATCCCGCAATCTCCTCCAAGACCCAATACCGGACTTCCGCCATGCGCCATCTGACGTACCACCTGCTACCCGCCGTGGCTTGCTTACTTAGCTCTCCTGCTTTTGCCCAGAGCACGGAATACCTGCCCGGCATCGAATGGGACACGCCTCCGGTCGTCGAGCCCGGCGCGACCGACAACGACCCACCGTCTGACGCTATTGTGCTGTTTGGCGGCGAGGACATGTCCGCTTGGGAAAACGGTGAGAACTGGCCAATCAAAGACGGTGTGGTCAGCGCGGCCGACGGCGCCGTCACCACGAAACAGCACTTCGGCGATCTCCAGTTGCACCTGGAATGGTCGGCGCCCACCAAGATCAGGGGCAAGGGACAAGGCCGTGGCAACAGCGGCGTGTTCCTGATGGGCGTCTACGAAGTGCAGGTGCTCGATTCCTACGACAACAGCACCTACCCCGACGGCCAGGCGGGAGCGGTTTACAAGCAGACCCCGCCGATGGCGAACGCGATGCGTAAGCCGGGCGAGTGGAACACTTACGACATCTTCTGGACCGCGCCCAAGCTCGAGGCGGGGCAGGTAGTCGACCCGGCGGTCGTGACGGTGGTGCACAACGGCGTGCTCGTCGTGAACCACTTCGAGCTGGCGGGCGCCACGGCTTGGCACACGCCCCCGTCGTACAGCGACGCGAGCCCGAAGGGCCCGATCAGCCTGCAGGACCACGGCAACCCGGTGCGGTTCCGCAATATCTGGGTCCGCGAGCTCAAGGCGCCGCACGGCGAGCAGGTCCGTGAGCCGATGCTGCACGATCACAGCACGGGCGAGCGGCGGCCCTTCGCCGAGGCGGCGGGGGAAGCGTCTGAGGCCGGCGAAGAAACCGAAGCAAACGGCTGAGACTCACGCCTACGGCGTGAGACGCACAAGCACGCTCGCCTTCAAGTCGTTGATGCCTATCTTGAATTTGCGGACGAAGAACGTCTCGCCGTCGGTCGCCTCGGCGGGCAGCAGTTCGGACTCGAGGGCTTGCTGCGCGCGGCTTTCGATGTCGACCAGGCTTTCTCCCTCACGCCACACGCCGGGCCCGCGCTCGCTGTCCGCCATGAGCCATATGTCGCCGTCGCCCGTGCCGACATAAACCTCGCCGACAACGCTGCGGAGCCCTGCGAGGATCTCTCTCAATTGCCCCGAGATGTCCGCGGCAACCGTCACGACGCCGAACGGGGCGCCCGTCGCCTCGTCGTAGACCATCAGCCCAGACTCCAGGCGCCACTGGCGATACCGGGCGTCGGCAGCGGTCTGCCGGACAATGCTGGCCACCTCGCCCGGCGCCAGCTGAGCGGCGTGCATGAGGAAAGGGGAATTCACTACGTCCAAGCTTATCGCCGGCGCGACGACGATCAGGGACCTGTCGTTCACGCTGCGTTCGACACGGGCCAACTCTCGGAAGCGAACGGCTGGGAGGCGGGCCTCGCCGCCCTCAACAGGTTGGGAGGCGTAATAGGCGACCGACAGATAGTCGGGGTTGGCCCGCAGCATCCCCGAGTAGATCGTCTCGAGCCTTTCGCGCCAGACCACGGGATTGTCTTTGGCAGGATTGGCTTGCGCCTTGATCAGGCCCTGGATCGGCGGCAAGCTCGCGATGAAAC
This genomic window contains:
- a CDS encoding DUF3467 domain-containing protein, producing the protein MAESTEDKPQAAEEGAATPEAAVQRPRVEVQDADAICTYANFCRVTGTPEELILDFGLNSQPYGVPTEPVQVKQRIVTNYYTAKRMLQALHLSVQRHEQAFGVLETDVQKRVVAKG
- a CDS encoding tetratricopeptide repeat protein yields the protein MSDPSALYDEADKLKASGDLEGAAAKLTEALAADEDYSLAHAALAVVLQKRGMHEEAIAHARRVTEIEPNDPFSYTALSVTYQRAYAGTNDHSYIGLAEEAMDRSRQIEAGQ
- a CDS encoding 3-keto-disaccharide hydrolase; protein product: MRHLTYHLLPAVACLLSSPAFAQSTEYLPGIEWDTPPVVEPGATDNDPPSDAIVLFGGEDMSAWENGENWPIKDGVVSAADGAVTTKQHFGDLQLHLEWSAPTKIRGKGQGRGNSGVFLMGVYEVQVLDSYDNSTYPDGQAGAVYKQTPPMANAMRKPGEWNTYDIFWTAPKLEAGQVVDPAVVTVVHNGVLVVNHFELAGATAWHTPPSYSDASPKGPISLQDHGNPVRFRNIWVRELKAPHGEQVREPMLHDHSTGERRPFAEAAGEASEAGEETEANG
- a CDS encoding redoxin domain-containing protein is translated as MTLRPLRPLLTHALALGAIAIAPLAVAQDSPDPLELLRASAEHVAGLEAASVDFETEVAVVMGEENNGEKSVYRYKKQGPAKFVFEPTEGDQGVFLRSDGEKTLTWIPELNRYTLKSVGEGEEDDSQTSQGIGAFVRSPLSRSLGNGLGGMALSLLDRMAIEDLIMSSVSDGYLGVEQVEGVDCHHMRFTTGGQLTWEAWIATGDAPLPMRIVPDMSDVVAGHPASQQYDDFSFTLTFRYRDWRPDFKPTEAAFAIVEPEGAERINSFFERPEEPPHALLGKKAPQVELPNLNGEVVNIAQHVGEDVVVLDFWATWCPPCVAALPKITAVTETLADRGVAFYAVSLDAETDGIPEFLENLGIAPTVLHDAGDGVAEAFLVEGIPTTVIIGKDGSVQVVHVGLGPDLEAQLTGELESLIAGEDLARAELDKWAEKHPNRDAE
- a CDS encoding cysteine desulfurase family protein, which codes for MRSIYLDHNATTPLAPQVQEAMLPLLAGQYGNPNSDHALGAAAAQAIDDARWRVARAIGAGVDEVYFTASASQSCRHAITRGVVPDSIADEPGWAMTTTLDHACVRDVVGGQNEPLIGCTADGLVDLNDMRAALAMSRPGSLLSVVHANNELGTIQPIAEFAEECTHHGVRLHTDAAQTFGKIPLRVDDLGVTYLSLTAHKAYGPKGVGALYVRSGAPVGRAYNNGVTLSAGTPDVAAIVGFGVAADLVEASLAESSSRLAALRDRLLSKLREGAGERLTVWGEAAERLPNTLCVSLPGVVAQELLRATPELCAAPCAVRTGGKITLSPALRAIGADEHAALGTVRLSVGWHNDEAEIDHAASLLLGAWERLRGEP
- the rsmG gene encoding 16S rRNA (guanine(527)-N(7))-methyltransferase RsmG, producing the protein MSDDTPSTPDTPEPDSPDLAAALAKFDLDLPAETVERLDAYRALLWEWNGRMNLTRHTTFDKFASRDVVDSLELAKLIDQNDRVLDIGSGGGVPGMVVAIVRPDLQVQLCDSVTKKAGALQAMVEELGINCQVHASRVEQVLEHHRFNTLTARGVASLKKFMTWLRPQREAFDRLLLVKGRSWADERGEARHYGLLKGYDLRKAAEYTTPRTDAISVILRVTPTGRPG
- the lpxA gene encoding acyl-ACP--UDP-N-acetylglucosamine O-acyltransferase, encoding MSIHPLALVDPRAELGTDVSIGPFSVVEAGARVGDRCRLAARATIKTGVTLGAENMIGEGAVVGGMPQHLAAPAVVGNVVIGDRNQLRENVTVHRAMHEGAVTRIGDGCLMMVGAHVAHDCQVEDGAILTNNVMLAGHVEVGQRACLGGGVAVHQFCRVGRVAMIGGMARIIQDVPPFVMIDGSSGLVVGLNRIGIRRAGIERDEAMLIKQAYQLLYRSGLSHEERMERLAEMYPIGPASEFEPFLRGGTRGFVRERRTPPGATIRPIHDAVDDSAPTVEIGVKRLAG